A genomic window from Chlorobium phaeobacteroides DSM 266 includes:
- a CDS encoding BatD family protein, with amino-acid sequence MKRTIHRVSCRILLCILTMLSIFFFSGHAYAETNHDHMFLRVSVSNDRPCVGEEILLTYTLYFYGNAPRIEDAANPSLQGLWAREIDPGRHIRSVAAKLDGVSWRSAVIRQYKLAPMKQGKILLSNYRLKCLIPQEIDKRGTIAPDKEITITAPDITINVKPLPEPAPDAYKGAVGSFKLSLTSDRKTVQEGDPFHLILTISGKGNLLTLLAPEIFLPQAFRQKESKIAAELDKNSALSSGSLVTTMTVYADTSGSMLISPVRFVFFDPEKNRYKSISSSPFTVTVLQKNTPLEQKNRFDQGEIREELPNKQQPLSDSLTMKLLIIVLLCAGVAAAIALLKISPKLRKKGNKTEKEPIRVPSSPEAMKELLQNTLEKMGIGNPKSLTKKELCEAMKAASLSDEICGMLADLLENLDKELYSPIQQKEHVSLQKKTADLLHQLQKPAQNVPKR; translated from the coding sequence ATGAAGAGAACCATTCATCGGGTGAGCTGCCGGATCTTGCTGTGCATCCTGACCATGCTCTCTATCTTCTTTTTTTCCGGGCATGCCTACGCTGAAACGAATCATGACCATATGTTCCTTCGCGTTTCAGTCAGCAACGATCGTCCTTGTGTCGGCGAGGAAATTCTCTTGACCTATACCCTGTATTTTTACGGAAACGCCCCTCGAATCGAGGACGCGGCAAACCCTTCACTGCAAGGCCTGTGGGCTCGTGAAATCGATCCCGGACGTCACATCCGAAGCGTTGCCGCGAAACTTGACGGCGTATCCTGGCGGAGCGCCGTTATCCGCCAATATAAACTTGCTCCGATGAAGCAAGGAAAAATCCTGCTGTCGAACTACCGACTGAAATGCCTTATTCCGCAAGAGATTGATAAACGGGGAACCATCGCTCCCGATAAAGAGATCACGATAACCGCTCCGGATATCACGATCAATGTCAAACCCCTTCCTGAACCGGCACCGGATGCGTACAAAGGCGCTGTCGGTTCCTTTAAACTTTCGCTCACATCTGACAGAAAAACGGTTCAGGAAGGCGACCCGTTTCACCTGATTCTCACCATCAGCGGCAAAGGAAATCTCCTGACTCTCCTGGCACCCGAAATCTTCCTTCCACAAGCCTTTCGTCAAAAAGAGAGCAAGATAGCCGCCGAACTCGACAAGAACTCCGCGCTCTCCTCCGGCTCCCTCGTGACGACCATGACCGTCTATGCAGACACATCCGGAAGCATGCTGATTTCTCCCGTTCGCTTTGTTTTTTTTGATCCGGAAAAAAACAGGTACAAGAGCATCAGCTCCTCACCTTTCACGGTTACCGTCTTGCAAAAAAACACCCCTTTGGAGCAGAAAAACAGATTTGACCAGGGGGAAATACGAGAAGAATTACCAAACAAACAACAACCCCTGAGTGATTCGCTTACGATGAAACTGTTGATCATCGTCCTTCTCTGTGCAGGAGTTGCCGCAGCCATCGCGCTCCTGAAAATATCGCCCAAACTCAGAAAAAAAGGAAACAAAACAGAAAAAGAGCCAATAAGAGTACCATCCTCACCCGAAGCAATGAAAGAGCTGTTACAGAATACCCTTGAAAAAATGGGCATAGGCAACCCGAAAAGCCTGACGAAAAAGGAGCTCTGTGAAGCCATGAAAGCTGCCTCGCTCTCCGATGAAATATGCGGAATGCTTGCCGACCTGCTTGAAAATCTCGACAAGGAGCTTTACAGCCCTATCCAGCAAAAAGAGCATGTCTCTCTTCAGAAGAAAACGGCAGATCTACTTCACCAGTTGCAGAAACCGGCACAAAACGTACCAAAGCGCTAA
- a CDS encoding molybdopterin molybdotransferase MoeA: protein MMITVQEAFRIVTESVLPIVAEKLSLPYLQGRMLAEDVAAPFPLPRFTNAAMDGFALRMDDISGLSDGSPSRLTITQEIAAGALSSFPVFSGCCAQIMTGAPMPEGADTVVPFEDTSGFDGESVLVYKAPKPKANVRYRGEEVCEGELLLRKGTLVTPAEIAVLASFGFASALVSGLPKVAILTVGDELRMPGDHAENAAIYNCNQFMLEAACRASGVGITVIGHAPDERNAMREALRDAMAGCDLLLTAGGISTGRYDFMQELLEEHGVERKFWTVAQKPGKPLYFGITPDKRPVFALPGNPVSAMACFIKYVVPALSRLQGKELSGSIRAELVKSFVPDRKRHRFLFGKVWQENDRLLCCAASKVESHMITALCGANCLLESDPSGDSIPVGTTLNCTMLPWATFSSLERAGL from the coding sequence ATGATGATTACTGTTCAGGAGGCATTTCGAATCGTTACGGAATCTGTTTTGCCGATTGTTGCCGAAAAGCTCTCATTGCCGTACCTGCAGGGTCGGATGCTTGCTGAAGATGTTGCCGCTCCGTTTCCACTTCCCAGATTCACCAACGCCGCTATGGATGGATTTGCCCTGCGTATGGATGATATTTCCGGACTTTCGGACGGCTCTCCTTCGAGGCTGACGATTACGCAGGAAATTGCGGCGGGCGCTCTCTCTTCTTTTCCCGTCTTTTCCGGTTGCTGCGCGCAGATCATGACCGGAGCTCCTATGCCAGAAGGTGCGGATACGGTTGTTCCCTTTGAAGATACCAGCGGTTTCGACGGGGAGTCTGTTCTGGTTTACAAAGCGCCAAAACCAAAAGCAAATGTGCGCTACAGGGGTGAAGAGGTTTGTGAAGGGGAGCTTCTTCTTCGCAAGGGAACACTCGTAACGCCTGCGGAAATTGCTGTTCTGGCCTCATTTGGCTTTGCTTCCGCACTTGTGTCCGGTTTGCCGAAGGTCGCCATATTAACCGTTGGCGATGAATTGCGCATGCCTGGCGACCATGCTGAAAATGCCGCAATTTATAACTGTAATCAGTTTATGCTGGAGGCTGCATGTCGGGCTTCAGGTGTCGGGATTACGGTGATCGGGCATGCCCCGGATGAGCGGAATGCGATGCGTGAAGCGCTTCGTGATGCGATGGCAGGCTGTGATCTTCTTCTCACTGCCGGAGGTATTTCTACCGGCAGGTACGATTTTATGCAGGAGCTGCTTGAGGAACATGGCGTTGAACGAAAGTTCTGGACGGTGGCGCAAAAGCCTGGAAAACCTCTCTATTTTGGTATCACGCCCGATAAACGGCCGGTTTTTGCTCTTCCGGGCAATCCGGTATCGGCGATGGCTTGTTTTATCAAATACGTTGTTCCTGCCCTATCTCGTCTTCAGGGCAAAGAGCTGTCCGGAAGTATTCGAGCTGAACTTGTCAAATCGTTTGTTCCTGACAGAAAACGGCATCGTTTTCTCTTTGGAAAAGTGTGGCAGGAGAACGACAGACTCTTGTGTTGCGCAGCATCAAAGGTTGAGTCACACATGATTACTGCTCTCTGTGGAGCAAACTGCCTGCTTGAGTCGGATCCTTCGGGTGACAGTATTCCTGTTGGCACAACACTCAATTGTACAATGCTGCCGTGGGCAACGTTTTCCTCTCTGGAACGTGCGGGGTTGTGA
- the moaCB gene encoding bifunctional molybdenum cofactor biosynthesis protein MoaC/MoaB: MFTHLDSSGNVAMVDVSGKPGTMRSARASGHIAMSPATIGLLEENALPKGNVLTAAKLAGIQAAKQASALIPLCHQLNLSWIDLSFDVQSDRILITATVKTKEATGVEMEALTAVSVAALTIYDMCKAVDLSMEIGSIRLDEKRGGKRQETQRYRPKTSILVLSDSISSGHADDRSGKLLKEGFAAAGCPISEFRIIADNREEIAAIIDEWTAGGVELIVTSGGTGLGPRDVTVDTLQPKFTRRLPGIEQALFTWGQSKTRTAMLSRLVAGMIDSTLVICLPGSTGAAGDALEVLVPAVFHVFSMIKGEGHV, from the coding sequence ATGTTTACCCATCTTGACAGCAGCGGGAACGTTGCCATGGTTGATGTTTCCGGAAAGCCCGGTACGATGAGAAGCGCTAGGGCTTCAGGTCATATTGCCATGAGTCCCGCAACCATAGGTTTGCTTGAAGAGAACGCATTGCCGAAGGGCAATGTGCTTACGGCGGCAAAACTGGCTGGAATTCAGGCAGCAAAACAAGCCTCGGCACTGATTCCTTTGTGTCATCAGCTCAATCTTTCATGGATTGATCTTTCTTTTGACGTTCAGTCCGATCGAATTCTTATTACGGCGACGGTAAAAACAAAGGAAGCGACGGGTGTGGAGATGGAGGCTCTTACAGCGGTTTCTGTAGCCGCGCTTACTATTTACGATATGTGCAAGGCTGTCGATCTTTCCATGGAGATTGGCTCGATTCGCCTTGATGAGAAAAGAGGCGGAAAACGCCAGGAAACTCAGCGATACAGGCCGAAAACTTCAATTCTTGTGCTATCTGATTCAATTTCTTCAGGTCACGCTGACGACCGTTCAGGAAAACTTCTCAAGGAGGGGTTTGCCGCGGCAGGATGCCCGATTTCTGAATTCCGGATTATTGCCGATAACAGGGAAGAGATTGCTGCAATTATTGATGAGTGGACGGCAGGCGGGGTTGAATTGATCGTCACATCCGGTGGAACAGGCCTGGGGCCTCGAGATGTTACCGTTGATACGCTGCAGCCGAAATTTACCAGACGGCTTCCAGGAATAGAACAGGCGTTATTTACCTGGGGGCAAAGCAAAACTCGAACCGCAATGCTGTCGAGACTTGTTGCCGGTATGATTGATTCCACTCTGGTCATCTGTCTTCCCGGAAGTACCGGTGCTGCCGGTGATGCTCTTGAAGTGCTGGTTCCAGCCGTTTTTCACGTTTTTTCCATGATAAAGGGAGAGGGTCACGTATGA
- a CDS encoding SemiSWEET family sugar transporter, whose translation MHNPDYLGFAAGILTTLAFLPQAVRMLKTKRTRDISLLWAIAMNAGTMLWLTYGIIKNDLPMITANSISLVLLMVILISRLRYR comes from the coding sequence ATGCATAATCCCGACTATCTTGGCTTTGCTGCCGGCATATTGACAACCCTTGCTTTTCTCCCCCAGGCAGTACGTATGCTCAAAACAAAGAGAACCCGGGACATCAGCCTTCTCTGGGCAATCGCAATGAATGCCGGCACCATGCTGTGGCTCACGTATGGCATCATAAAAAACGACCTGCCGATGATAACCGCCAATAGCATATCTCTTGTGCTCCTCATGGTTATTCTCATCTCCAGGCTGCGCTACCGATAA
- a CDS encoding pyridoxal-phosphate-dependent aminotransferase family protein — MKKRLFTPGPTPVPENVMLRMAAPIIHHRNPEFMEILTRVHADLKYLFQTTQPVVVLSCSGTGGMEAAVSSLFCSGDKVITINAGKFGERWGQLVRIFTGNCVEEKVEWGSAIQPERMAELLKENPDAKGVCLTHSETSTGTAADIQTLCSLIREQSDALILVDGITAVGAHEFRFDEWGADICITGSQKGLMMPPGLALVAISERAQDIINHKNGIPQYYFSLKKALKAHAGEDTPFTPAVSLVIGLDEALQMIKAEGMENIWTRHERLASACRQGCNALGMKLFSNSPSFAVTPVWLPEGVDWSAFNKALKNKNGITIAAGQDEYKGKIFRISHLGFYDELDMLTVIGGIERALKDINFNFQVGAGVTAVQKAFLEN; from the coding sequence ATGAAAAAAAGATTGTTCACTCCCGGCCCTACCCCGGTGCCTGAAAATGTCATGCTGCGCATGGCTGCTCCGATCATCCACCACCGCAATCCGGAGTTCATGGAAATCCTGACCCGTGTTCATGCAGATCTCAAGTATCTGTTCCAGACAACCCAACCGGTGGTTGTGCTGAGCTGTTCGGGAACAGGCGGCATGGAAGCAGCCGTTTCAAGCCTGTTCTGCAGCGGAGACAAGGTCATTACCATCAATGCCGGAAAATTTGGCGAACGCTGGGGACAGCTTGTCCGCATCTTCACCGGAAACTGCGTCGAAGAAAAAGTGGAATGGGGCAGCGCTATTCAGCCTGAACGCATGGCAGAACTGCTCAAGGAAAACCCGGACGCCAAAGGGGTATGTCTGACTCATTCCGAAACATCCACTGGTACCGCCGCCGACATACAGACACTCTGTTCGCTTATTCGCGAACAGTCCGACGCCCTGATTCTTGTTGATGGAATCACCGCGGTTGGAGCGCATGAGTTCCGCTTTGATGAATGGGGCGCTGATATCTGTATCACCGGCTCACAAAAAGGTCTCATGATGCCGCCAGGCCTTGCCCTTGTCGCCATTTCTGAACGGGCACAGGACATCATCAACCACAAAAACGGCATACCGCAATACTATTTCAGCCTGAAAAAAGCACTCAAAGCGCACGCTGGAGAAGACACGCCATTCACCCCGGCTGTTTCGCTTGTTATCGGACTTGACGAAGCGCTCCAGATGATCAAGGCGGAAGGAATGGAAAATATCTGGACACGGCATGAACGCCTTGCAAGCGCATGTCGTCAGGGATGCAACGCGCTGGGCATGAAGCTCTTCAGCAATTCGCCATCGTTTGCCGTTACACCGGTATGGCTGCCTGAAGGTGTTGATTGGTCGGCATTCAATAAAGCGCTCAAAAACAAGAACGGCATCACCATCGCTGCCGGCCAGGACGAGTACAAAGGGAAAATATTCCGGATCTCCCACCTTGGATTCTATGATGAACTTGACATGCTCACGGTTATCGGCGGCATTGAAAGGGCTCTGAAGGATATTAACTTTAACTTTCAGGTCGGAGCGGGAGTCACCGCAGTACAGAAGGCGTTTCTGGAAAACTGA
- the proC gene encoding pyrroline-5-carboxylate reductase translates to MNQLSISFIGTGRIARAIIAGLSNRKNTIISGFDKEPAALASIAGTYPVQPCASIEEAARESRVIILAVKPYQIAEVLQILKPIVTQDHLLISVAAGISSGFIRQNTSETMRVIRVMPNTPAFSGQGMTAISRGAHATDEDLATAVELFQAIGKTAILDESKMDAATAVSGSGPAYMFQVLDSLAEGGVRCGLTSEEALFLAAQTMLGAATMVLGGEKSPKTLISEVTTPGGTTEAGLNVMREKNIHQTLIDTVAAAAARSRELMQ, encoded by the coding sequence ATGAACCAGCTCAGCATCAGCTTTATCGGTACGGGAAGAATTGCCCGTGCGATTATTGCCGGTCTTTCAAACAGAAAAAACACGATCATTTCAGGTTTTGACAAGGAGCCGGCGGCCCTGGCCTCCATTGCAGGAACCTATCCGGTCCAACCATGCGCCTCCATCGAGGAGGCTGCCAGGGAGTCAAGAGTCATTATCCTTGCTGTCAAGCCATACCAGATTGCCGAGGTACTGCAAATACTCAAACCAATAGTGACTCAAGATCATCTTCTTATCAGCGTTGCCGCCGGAATCTCATCCGGGTTCATCCGGCAAAACACCAGTGAAACCATGCGCGTGATCCGTGTGATGCCCAATACCCCTGCTTTTTCGGGACAGGGAATGACTGCCATCAGTCGCGGCGCTCATGCAACTGACGAAGATCTCGCTACTGCCGTCGAACTGTTCCAGGCTATCGGTAAAACAGCCATTCTTGACGAATCGAAAATGGACGCAGCAACTGCGGTTTCGGGCAGCGGCCCCGCCTATATGTTCCAGGTGCTCGACTCCCTTGCTGAAGGAGGCGTTCGTTGCGGTCTCACGAGCGAAGAGGCGCTCTTCCTGGCTGCGCAGACCATGCTCGGAGCCGCAACAATGGTACTCGGCGGAGAAAAAAGCCCAAAAACACTCATCAGTGAAGTAACAACACCAGGAGGAACAACGGAAGCAGGGCTGAACGTCATGAGGGAAAAAAATATCCACCAGACGTTGATCGATACTGTTGCCGCCGCCGCTGCCCGTTCAAGGGAACTCATGCAATAA
- the yajC gene encoding preprotein translocase subunit YajC yields MYQSFFSLLLFSPPAGGQTPNPFIQLVPLVLIFIVFYFFMIRPQQKKQKDREKVLDSLKRGDKVVTIGGVHGTVAGIDTEKKTVLVQVSENVKIKFDRTAVANIEKQETGDKLATKE; encoded by the coding sequence ATGTACCAGAGTTTTTTTTCCCTCCTTCTGTTTTCTCCGCCGGCAGGAGGTCAGACGCCAAACCCGTTTATTCAGCTCGTTCCTCTTGTCCTGATCTTTATCGTCTTTTATTTTTTCATGATCCGTCCTCAGCAGAAAAAACAGAAAGATCGTGAAAAAGTTCTCGACAGCCTGAAAAGAGGGGACAAGGTGGTCACCATTGGCGGTGTTCACGGAACCGTTGCCGGTATCGATACGGAAAAGAAAACCGTTCTGGTTCAGGTAAGCGAAAATGTTAAAATCAAATTCGACCGGACGGCTGTTGCGAACATCGAAAAACAGGAAACCGGCGACAAACTTGCTACGAAGGAATAA
- a CDS encoding c-type cytochrome, whose translation MSRFLSAALCALFVMSFSLSDANAVTYNAAAGKAVYDASCASCHKDGIMGAPKTGNKPAWVSRIAQGMDLMVSHSVKGYQGKKGFMPAKGGNTKLTDAQVGNAVAYMVGLSK comes from the coding sequence ATGTCTCGTTTTCTTTCTGCCGCACTGTGCGCACTGTTTGTTATGTCATTCAGCCTGTCAGACGCTAACGCTGTCACTTATAACGCTGCAGCAGGTAAAGCCGTTTACGATGCAAGCTGCGCATCCTGCCACAAAGACGGCATCATGGGCGCCCCTAAAACCGGAAACAAGCCAGCCTGGGTATCCCGTATTGCTCAGGGAATGGATCTGATGGTCAGCCACTCCGTCAAAGGCTACCAGGGTAAAAAAGGATTTATGCCCGCTAAAGGCGGCAACACAAAACTCACCGACGCCCAGGTTGGTAATGCCGTTGCCTATATGGTTGGACTGAGCAAGTAA
- a CDS encoding c-type cytochrome has translation MKRFLPLLTLSVLFLGACGLEKPPASLEFPKSKEEAAAPEAPAAEPAKDAAPVDPKLAAGKTAYDASCAACHDAGMMGAPKPGDKAAWAERIPQGIDVMTKKSIDGFTGKAGMMPAKGGNASLTDEEVASAVTYMVELSK, from the coding sequence ATGAAACGTTTCCTGCCTCTTCTGACCCTGAGCGTTCTTTTTCTTGGCGCTTGCGGACTTGAAAAACCGCCGGCATCACTTGAATTTCCGAAATCAAAGGAAGAGGCCGCTGCTCCCGAAGCGCCAGCCGCAGAACCGGCGAAGGATGCTGCTCCGGTCGATCCAAAACTTGCCGCAGGCAAAACCGCCTATGACGCAAGCTGTGCCGCGTGCCATGATGCCGGCATGATGGGTGCGCCAAAACCCGGCGATAAAGCTGCCTGGGCCGAGAGAATTCCTCAGGGAATCGATGTCATGACAAAAAAATCCATTGATGGATTCACCGGTAAAGCCGGCATGATGCCAGCAAAAGGCGGCAATGCCAGCCTCACTGATGAAGAGGTCGCCAGCGCTGTAACCTACATGGTTGAACTTTCAAAATAA
- a CDS encoding B12-binding domain-containing radical SAM protein yields MITAKKVLLVFLPTDSGVDGARSLYTEKEKHPLSQWIGSSMRNLIKKSPFSIPPLSLMILGSIEIPGVEQFFCDMRFEEFPAEIPWDLVGISVQTGMARQAFELADRLRQKGITVALGGAHITLFADSSRPHADILVHGEADDLWRQVLLDLKTGTMHADYRSDNFPDMGIPRPVSKTMLLKNRYFTTNLIQTGRGCPYQCDFCNVHVLNGHTLRRRNIADIVAEVNRFKLHDKRIFFFVDDSINADPVYARELFRQLIPCGINWFGQATTTLGQQPELLETFARSGCQALLVGIESIEPKSREAHRKTQNRATELSSAIRNIRNAGISLYGSFIYGLDGDTLDTPSAILDFISETKLDVPGINILRPIPGTRVFERLKEEGRLLFDPLDITAYRYTFGQEMLYLPKNIPLDAFVESYATLTSKVFTLGASFKRGFAAPSAKTGVLLFNLFYTYLYGLSRHDLSRQIEKGQKKTILPYRE; encoded by the coding sequence ATGATCACAGCCAAAAAAGTTCTACTTGTCTTTCTTCCTACCGACAGCGGCGTTGACGGAGCCCGCTCGCTCTATACGGAAAAAGAAAAACACCCGCTATCCCAATGGATCGGCAGCTCGATGCGAAACCTGATTAAAAAAAGCCCCTTTTCCATTCCGCCGTTATCGCTCATGATCCTCGGATCTATTGAGATTCCCGGAGTGGAACAGTTTTTTTGCGACATGCGGTTTGAAGAGTTCCCTGCCGAAATTCCGTGGGATCTGGTAGGGATCAGTGTTCAGACCGGCATGGCAAGACAGGCCTTCGAGCTTGCTGACAGACTTCGCCAAAAAGGAATCACCGTAGCGCTTGGCGGAGCGCATATCACGCTTTTTGCTGATTCCTCACGTCCTCACGCAGACATTCTTGTTCACGGAGAAGCCGACGACCTATGGCGACAGGTACTGCTCGACCTGAAAACCGGAACCATGCATGCCGATTACCGATCCGACAACTTCCCGGATATGGGCATACCAAGACCGGTAAGCAAAACCATGCTGCTCAAAAACCGCTACTTCACCACCAATCTGATCCAGACTGGTCGCGGCTGCCCGTATCAGTGCGATTTCTGCAACGTTCACGTACTTAACGGCCATACCCTCCGACGAAGGAATATTGCCGATATTGTTGCCGAAGTCAACCGCTTTAAGCTGCACGACAAAAGGATTTTTTTCTTTGTTGACGATTCGATCAACGCCGATCCTGTTTATGCAAGAGAGCTGTTCCGCCAGCTTATTCCCTGCGGTATCAACTGGTTCGGACAGGCTACGACAACTCTCGGCCAGCAGCCAGAACTGCTCGAAACATTTGCGCGATCAGGCTGTCAGGCGCTGCTTGTCGGCATCGAAAGTATTGAGCCGAAAAGCCGGGAGGCTCACCGAAAAACCCAGAACAGAGCAACTGAACTCTCCTCGGCCATCAGGAACATCCGTAATGCCGGGATCAGTCTCTATGGCAGCTTTATCTATGGCCTTGACGGCGACACGCTCGATACCCCTTCAGCCATTCTTGATTTTATCAGTGAAACAAAACTTGATGTTCCCGGTATCAATATTCTCAGACCAATCCCCGGAACGCGCGTTTTTGAACGACTGAAAGAGGAGGGACGTCTTCTGTTCGACCCTCTTGACATCACCGCATATCGATATACGTTCGGCCAGGAGATGCTCTACCTGCCAAAAAACATCCCGCTGGATGCGTTTGTCGAAAGCTATGCAACGCTGACCTCAAAGGTCTTTACTCTCGGCGCATCATTCAAAAGAGGGTTTGCTGCGCCAAGCGCAAAAACAGGCGTTCTTCTGTTCAATCTTTTTTACACCTACCTCTACGGACTCTCTCGACACGACCTTTCCCGACAGATTGAAAAAGGCCAAAAAAAAACCATTTTGCCATACCGGGAATAA
- the carA gene encoding glutamine-hydrolyzing carbamoyl-phosphate synthase small subunit, translating into MHVTPATLVLENGSVYKGTAFGHIGEAVGEVVFNTSLTGYQEILTDPSYAGQMIVMTYPLIGNYGINPNDNESSRIWASALIVKEVSTIHSNYEATISLDAWLKESKVMGLAGIDTRRLVREIREKGAMRGVISTFDLSNEALQQKALSIPEMTGNDLVKTVTTSENYELKRPDARYHVVAFDYGIKSNILRILQNAGCRVTVLTAATTAEEVIKLNPDGVFLSNGPGDPSAVDYAVATIRELAQYSQSTRPLPIFGICLGHQLLALAFGAETYKLKFGHHGSNHPVKNISTSKIEITSQNHGFAVKMDTLPEKLSLTHVNLYDHTVEGIRHRELPCFSVQYHPEAAPGPHDSHYLFDEFTALMDQAKN; encoded by the coding sequence ATGCACGTGACACCAGCAACATTGGTTTTGGAAAACGGATCCGTCTATAAAGGGACGGCGTTCGGACATATCGGAGAGGCTGTCGGCGAAGTGGTTTTCAACACATCGCTTACGGGATATCAGGAAATTCTTACCGACCCATCATATGCCGGGCAAATGATTGTGATGACCTATCCCCTGATCGGCAATTACGGCATCAATCCCAATGATAACGAGTCATCGAGGATATGGGCCTCAGCACTCATTGTAAAGGAAGTATCGACTATCCACAGCAATTATGAGGCGACGATCAGTCTCGACGCCTGGCTGAAAGAGTCAAAAGTCATGGGGCTTGCCGGCATCGACACACGCAGGCTCGTTCGCGAAATCCGCGAAAAGGGCGCCATGAGGGGCGTAATTTCAACCTTTGACCTTTCAAATGAAGCGCTGCAGCAAAAGGCGCTCAGCATACCTGAGATGACTGGAAACGATCTGGTTAAAACCGTTACGACCAGTGAAAACTATGAACTGAAACGCCCCGACGCGCGTTACCACGTTGTCGCTTTCGATTACGGCATCAAAAGCAATATTCTTCGAATTCTGCAGAACGCAGGGTGCAGGGTTACCGTACTCACTGCTGCGACAACGGCTGAAGAGGTTATAAAACTTAATCCTGACGGCGTTTTTCTTTCAAACGGCCCGGGCGATCCGTCCGCTGTTGATTATGCCGTTGCAACCATTCGGGAACTGGCCCAATACAGCCAATCGACGCGACCGCTGCCGATTTTCGGCATCTGCCTCGGTCATCAGCTTCTCGCTCTCGCTTTTGGCGCCGAAACCTACAAGCTCAAATTCGGGCATCACGGCAGCAATCATCCGGTCAAAAACATTTCGACAAGCAAAATCGAGATCACATCACAGAATCATGGATTTGCCGTAAAGATGGACACGCTCCCGGAAAAACTTTCATTGACCCACGTCAATCTTTACGACCATACCGTCGAGGGAATACGACACCGTGAACTGCCCTGTTTTTCTGTACAGTATCATCCGGAAGCCGCGCCGGGGCCGCATGATTCGCACTATCTTTTCGATGAATTCACTGCACTGATGGACCAGGCAAAAAACTGA
- a CDS encoding tetratricopeptide repeat protein, whose protein sequence is MVKSSLLIFCLALSASMTARFDEYRLMQKGNLLYTEKAYAKAETVFRDLADKFPSGYETRKARYNLAHALFMQQRFKEAGQVYKEVSKTVPTESQLLRAAQYNEGNSLAQQAFDTTQKEEKKRLLSLAIERYTAVLLSHPEDTDAIVNYEIVLKALIKLQQPESSSSSDTDIKSSNQERTSISNSVASRLLDKVRADEIRLMQQLAVPRSRPERTGATNQDW, encoded by the coding sequence ATGGTTAAAAGCTCTCTTCTCATTTTCTGCCTTGCGCTTTCAGCCTCAATGACGGCACGTTTTGATGAGTACCGACTCATGCAGAAAGGAAATCTGCTGTATACCGAAAAAGCTTATGCGAAGGCTGAAACTGTTTTCCGCGATCTCGCCGACAAATTTCCGTCAGGTTATGAAACCCGGAAAGCCCGATATAATCTCGCACACGCTCTCTTTATGCAACAGCGCTTCAAAGAAGCCGGCCAAGTATACAAAGAGGTCTCAAAAACCGTTCCGACCGAAAGCCAACTGCTCCGTGCGGCTCAGTATAATGAGGGAAACTCACTTGCACAACAGGCATTTGATACCACACAAAAAGAAGAAAAAAAAAGACTTCTCTCCCTTGCCATCGAACGATATACCGCCGTTCTTCTCTCTCATCCTGAGGATACCGATGCCATCGTCAACTATGAGATTGTGCTCAAAGCCCTCATAAAACTGCAACAGCCGGAATCCTCTTCATCGTCAGATACCGATATAAAAAGCAGCAATCAGGAGAGAACGAGTATCAGCAACAGCGTAGCAAGCCGACTGCTTGACAAGGTAAGGGCTGACGAAATCCGCCTGATGCAGCAGCTTGCAGTTCCTCGATCGCGTCCGGAGCGAACAGGAGCAACTAATCAGGACTGGTAG